A single window of Salvelinus namaycush isolate Seneca chromosome 11, SaNama_1.0, whole genome shotgun sequence DNA harbors:
- the LOC120055479 gene encoding neuromedin-U receptor 1-like → MAQDNCSSLGLPATTPDQLGWNLSWALGNISADDMEDMCLSQSQYLEKFLGFRRSPMFLPVCITFLIIFIVGLLGNMLTCSVIVRNKVMRTPTNYYLFSLAVSDLLVLVLGMPLELYEMWSNYPFLFGAGGCYFKTFLFETVCFASILIITALSVERYIAVIHPLKVKHVATRAHAKHVILMLWAMSMACAVPNTSLHGVAMLGTRFGRQFPESAICMMVKPRWMYNLIIQVTTLVFFLLPMLIITGLYLRIGLQLRMERGMQGLGTEPSFGSDSHWSVHRQQQTARHRQVTKMLCVLVIVFGICWAPFHIDRLMWSFINSWTGHHHLVFEYVHIVSGVFFYLSSAVNPILYSLMSTRFREMFRQVTCRYGSCGGHVRQLTSGCTQLTLRSTVNEKPQHNGTPERITPDREEQNVYVDSHQQPVCVQIKYE, encoded by the exons ATGGCTCAGGATAACTGTTCCTCTCTGGGTCTACCTGCCACCACTCCTGACCAGCTGGGTTGGAATTTGTCCTGGGCCCTGGGCAACATCAGTGCTGATGACATGGAGGACATGTGCCTGAGTCAGAGTCAGTACCTGGAGAAGTTTCTAGGCTTCCGGCGGTCACCCATGTTCCTGCCTGTCTGCATTACCTTCCTCATCATCTTCATTGTGGGATTGTTAGGGAACATGCTCACCTGCAGCGTCATCGTGCGCAACAAGGTGATGCGGACGCCAACCAACTACTACCTATTCAGTCTGGCCGTGTCCGACTTATTGGTCCTAGTCCTGGGTATGCCATTGGAACTCTATGAGATGTGGAGCAACTACCCATTCCTGTTCGGTGCTGGCGGCTGCTACTTCAAGACCTTCCTGTTCGAGACTGTCTGCTTTGCGTCCATCCTCATTATAACAGCGCTGAGCGTGGAGCGATACATCGCCGTGATACACCCGCTCAAGGTCAAGCACGTCGCCACTCGTGCCCACGCCAAGCACGTCATCCTGATGCTGTGGGCCATGTCCATGGCGTGCGCCGTGCCCAACACCAGCCTCCACGGGGTGGCCATGCTGGGAACCCGGTTCGGGCGCCAATTCCCCGAGTCGGCCATCTGCATGATGGTGAAGCCCCGGTGGATGTACAACCTGATTATCCAGGTGACCACGCTGGTCTTCTTCCTGCTGCCCATGCTCATCATCACCGGGCTGTACCTGCGCATTGGCCTGCAGTTGAGGATGGAGAGGGGCATGCAGGGGCTGGGGACCGAGCCGAGTTTTGGTTCGGACAGCCACTGGAGTGTCCACAGGCAGCAGCAGACGGCACGCCACCGGCAGGTCACCAAAATGCTAT GCGTACTGGTGATCGTCTTCGGCATCTGCTGGGCTCCTTTCCACATTGACCGCCTCATGTGGAGCTTCATAAACTCCTGGACTGGCCACCACCACCTGGTCTTCGAGTACGTCCACATCGTCTCCGGGGTCTTCTTCTACCTCAGCTCGGCGGTCAACCCCATCCTCTACAGCCTCATGTCCACCCGCTTCCGGGAGATGTTCCGGCAGGTCACGTGTCGCTACGGCTCATGTGGCGGTCACGTGCGCCAGCTGACCTCCGGCTGCACCCAACTGACCCTGCGTAGTACTGTCAATGAGAAGCCGCAACACAATGGGACCCCAGAGAGAATCACCccagacagagaggagcagaacGTGTACGTAGACTCCCACCAGCAGCCTGTATGTGTCCAGATTAAATATGAGTGA